A genomic window from Motacilla alba alba isolate MOTALB_02 chromosome 2, Motacilla_alba_V1.0_pri, whole genome shotgun sequence includes:
- the YTHDF3 gene encoding YTH domain-containing family protein 3 isoform X1 — protein sequence MSATSVDQRPKGQGNKVSVQNGSIHQKDAVNDDDFEPYLSSQTNQSNSYPPMSDPYMPSYYAPSIGFPYSLGEAAWSTAGDPPMPYLTTYGQMSNGEHHYIPDGVFSQPGALGNTPPFLGQHGFNFFPGNADFSTWGTSGSQGQSTQSSAYSSSYGYPPSSLGRAIADGQAGFGSDTLSKVPGISSIEQGMTGLKIGGDMTAAVTKTVGSALSSTGMTSIAANSVPPVSSSAPKPTSWAAIARKPAKPQPKLKPKGNVGIGGPAVPPPPIKHNMNIGTWDDKGSVVKAPPAQPVLPPQTIIQQPQPLIQPPPLVQSQLPQQQPQPQQPQQQQGPQQQAQPHQLQQQQLQNRWVAPRNRGVGFSQNNGAGSENFGLGVVSVSSSPSGVEVHPVLEKLKAINNYNPKDFDWNLKNGRVFIIKSYSEDDIHRSIKYSIWCSTEHGNKRLDAAYRSLNGKGPLYLLFSVNGSGHFCGVAEMKSVVDYNAYAGVWSQDKWKGKFDVKWIFVKDVPNNQLRHIRLENNDNKPVTNSRDTQEVPLEKAKQVLKIIATFKHTTSIFDDFAHYEKRQEEEEAMRRERNRNKQ from the exons agTAACAGCTATCCACCAATGTCAGACCCATACATGCCTAGCTACTATGCTCCATCCATTGGATTTCCATACTCTTTAGGTGAAGCAGCATGGTCAACTGCAGGTGACCCTCCAATGCCATATTTGACAACTTATGGACAGATGAGCAATGGTGAACACCATTACATACCTGATGGTGTATTTAGTCAACCTGGGGCATTAGGAAATACCCCTCCATTTCTTGGGCAgcatggatttaatttttttcctgggaatgcaGACTTCTCTACATGGGGGACAAGTGGATCTCAGGGACAATCAACGCAAAGCTCTGCTTACAGCAGCAGCTATGGCTATCCACCTAGTTCTCTTGGGAGAGCCATAGCAGAtggacaggctggatttggCAGTGATACTCTGAGCAAGGTGCCTGGGATTAGCAGCATTGAGCAAGGCATGACTGGACTGAAAATTGGTGGAGATATGACGGCTGCTGTAACAAAAACTGTAGGTTCAGCTCTGAGCAGTACAGGTATGACAAGCATTGCAGCTAACAGCGTGCCCCCAGTTAGCAGTTCAGCGCCTAAACCAACCTCATGGGCTGCAATTGCAAGGAAACCTGCTAAACCTCAGCCGAAACTCAAGCCTAAAGGTAATGTGGGCATTGGGGGCCCTGCTGTACCGCCGCCACCTATAAAACACAACATGAATATTGGAACTTGGGATGACAAAGGGTCAGTGGTAAAAGCACCCCCAGCTCAACCAGTACTGCCTCCTCAGACTATAatccagcagcctcagccatTAATTCAACCACCACCACTGGTGCAAAGCCAACTGCCTCAacagcagcctcagccacaGCAACCACAACAGCAACAAGGACCTCAGCAGCAGGCCCAGCCTCACCAGttgcagcagcaacagctgcaAAACCGCTGGGTAGCTCCTCGTAATAGGGGTGTGGGCTTCAGCCAGAACAATGGAGCTGGTAGTGAGAACTTTGGTTTAGGTGTTGTATCCGTCAGCTCCTCACCTTCTGGTGTGGAAGTGCACCCAGTGCTGGAGAAACTAAAGGCCATAAACAACTACAATCCCAAAGACTTCGATTGGAATCTGAAGAATGGACGTGTGTTTATAATCAAAAGTTATTCAGAGGACGATATTCATCGCTCCATTAAGTACTCTATCTGGTGTAGTACTGAGCATGGGAATAAGCGCTTGGATGCTGCTTACCGGTCCCTGAATGGAAAAGGCCCACTCTATTTGCTCTTCAGTGTGAATGGCAGTGGACACTTTTGCGGCGTGGCTGAGATGAAGTCTGTTGTGGACTACAATGCATATGCTGGTGTCTGGTCTCAGGATAAGTGGAAGGGGAAGTTTGATGTCAAATGGATCTTTGTCAAAGACGTTCCCAATAACCAACTGCGACATATTCGCTTGGAAAACAATGACAACAAACCAGTTACCAATTCGAGGGACACTCAAGAGGTACCCCTAGAAAAAGCCAAGCAAGTGCTTAAAATAATTGCTACTTTCAAGCATACCACCTCAATCTTTGATGACTTTGCACATTATGAGAAGCGtcaagaggaggaggaagccaTGCGTAGG gagagaaatagaaacaaacaaTAA
- the YTHDF3 gene encoding YTH domain-containing family protein 3 isoform X2 → MSDPYMPSYYAPSIGFPYSLGEAAWSTAGDPPMPYLTTYGQMSNGEHHYIPDGVFSQPGALGNTPPFLGQHGFNFFPGNADFSTWGTSGSQGQSTQSSAYSSSYGYPPSSLGRAIADGQAGFGSDTLSKVPGISSIEQGMTGLKIGGDMTAAVTKTVGSALSSTGMTSIAANSVPPVSSSAPKPTSWAAIARKPAKPQPKLKPKGNVGIGGPAVPPPPIKHNMNIGTWDDKGSVVKAPPAQPVLPPQTIIQQPQPLIQPPPLVQSQLPQQQPQPQQPQQQQGPQQQAQPHQLQQQQLQNRWVAPRNRGVGFSQNNGAGSENFGLGVVSVSSSPSGVEVHPVLEKLKAINNYNPKDFDWNLKNGRVFIIKSYSEDDIHRSIKYSIWCSTEHGNKRLDAAYRSLNGKGPLYLLFSVNGSGHFCGVAEMKSVVDYNAYAGVWSQDKWKGKFDVKWIFVKDVPNNQLRHIRLENNDNKPVTNSRDTQEVPLEKAKQVLKIIATFKHTTSIFDDFAHYEKRQEEEEAMRRERNRNKQ, encoded by the exons ATGTCAGACCCATACATGCCTAGCTACTATGCTCCATCCATTGGATTTCCATACTCTTTAGGTGAAGCAGCATGGTCAACTGCAGGTGACCCTCCAATGCCATATTTGACAACTTATGGACAGATGAGCAATGGTGAACACCATTACATACCTGATGGTGTATTTAGTCAACCTGGGGCATTAGGAAATACCCCTCCATTTCTTGGGCAgcatggatttaatttttttcctgggaatgcaGACTTCTCTACATGGGGGACAAGTGGATCTCAGGGACAATCAACGCAAAGCTCTGCTTACAGCAGCAGCTATGGCTATCCACCTAGTTCTCTTGGGAGAGCCATAGCAGAtggacaggctggatttggCAGTGATACTCTGAGCAAGGTGCCTGGGATTAGCAGCATTGAGCAAGGCATGACTGGACTGAAAATTGGTGGAGATATGACGGCTGCTGTAACAAAAACTGTAGGTTCAGCTCTGAGCAGTACAGGTATGACAAGCATTGCAGCTAACAGCGTGCCCCCAGTTAGCAGTTCAGCGCCTAAACCAACCTCATGGGCTGCAATTGCAAGGAAACCTGCTAAACCTCAGCCGAAACTCAAGCCTAAAGGTAATGTGGGCATTGGGGGCCCTGCTGTACCGCCGCCACCTATAAAACACAACATGAATATTGGAACTTGGGATGACAAAGGGTCAGTGGTAAAAGCACCCCCAGCTCAACCAGTACTGCCTCCTCAGACTATAatccagcagcctcagccatTAATTCAACCACCACCACTGGTGCAAAGCCAACTGCCTCAacagcagcctcagccacaGCAACCACAACAGCAACAAGGACCTCAGCAGCAGGCCCAGCCTCACCAGttgcagcagcaacagctgcaAAACCGCTGGGTAGCTCCTCGTAATAGGGGTGTGGGCTTCAGCCAGAACAATGGAGCTGGTAGTGAGAACTTTGGTTTAGGTGTTGTATCCGTCAGCTCCTCACCTTCTGGTGTGGAAGTGCACCCAGTGCTGGAGAAACTAAAGGCCATAAACAACTACAATCCCAAAGACTTCGATTGGAATCTGAAGAATGGACGTGTGTTTATAATCAAAAGTTATTCAGAGGACGATATTCATCGCTCCATTAAGTACTCTATCTGGTGTAGTACTGAGCATGGGAATAAGCGCTTGGATGCTGCTTACCGGTCCCTGAATGGAAAAGGCCCACTCTATTTGCTCTTCAGTGTGAATGGCAGTGGACACTTTTGCGGCGTGGCTGAGATGAAGTCTGTTGTGGACTACAATGCATATGCTGGTGTCTGGTCTCAGGATAAGTGGAAGGGGAAGTTTGATGTCAAATGGATCTTTGTCAAAGACGTTCCCAATAACCAACTGCGACATATTCGCTTGGAAAACAATGACAACAAACCAGTTACCAATTCGAGGGACACTCAAGAGGTACCCCTAGAAAAAGCCAAGCAAGTGCTTAAAATAATTGCTACTTTCAAGCATACCACCTCAATCTTTGATGACTTTGCACATTATGAGAAGCGtcaagaggaggaggaagccaTGCGTAGG gagagaaatagaaacaaacaaTAA